One Spinacia oleracea cultivar Varoflay chromosome 4, BTI_SOV_V1, whole genome shotgun sequence DNA segment encodes these proteins:
- the LOC110790387 gene encoding extra-large guanine nucleotide-binding protein 1, protein MAGIKKKIMSVSKSMTGTEFFDYNTDFSIALEYTGSPISNSMLLKVLPVDVDCIPTAKIAQTPAIVNTLSLPVVEPIVRRNIKGNNEVRLGFRADNSKNMVTPLKDRFRDDVTNNGLIGNGGLKDWVESSGTLGFSDSTRDHSHELSVSSDMLETPNDCDEIEIEGFQDSMGLDKWNNSIEPGSNTSQNFGGIFCEEEEASDGEHLECRRKKKKAAVTFDHESDIRVVEDDTIYTDEGDSIWERPVPEKPPKKGMCYHCHRGSRLTEKEACLVCDAKYCSHCIRKAMGSMPQGRKCLTCNGFPVDDSKRKMLGKSSRFLRGWLEKEEVRQIMEAEVSCPENQLPPKCILVNGCPLNRDQLMVLLTCTNPPRNLKPGSYWYDKVSGFWGKEGYGPRQIITPKLSIGGQMMQAASNGNTKVMINGREITKTERLILKSCGVRCEGNPDFWVLDDGDVIEAGMDKKKGNIWGKKRTKFLCTLLSLPTPESQNHRGRSNRASEGVFSSYLEQKVLCKVLLVGNGYSGTSTIFKQARILYDTPFSEEERQNMKSMIQSNLYGYLGRLLEGREIFEEESLLEMRKRQSADPGPSDSTGELKGVTEYTIEQKLKGFSDWLINIMVSSNLDVIFPEGTREYAQFVEELWSHAAIQATYSRRNELELPRVASYFLDKAVEISQVDYEPSDTDIMYAEGINSSNGLTSMEFSFPQPPDNSYCDPDNQPADLVTRYELIRVHAKSLGENCKWLEMFEDVGIVLFCVSLTDYDEYEVDSNGKLTNKMLQSKKLFESISNHPKYKDKNFLLILNKYDLLEEKIEQVPLTHCEWFQDFDPVFSRHQSTRRDGNNIAPLAQRAYHYIGVKFKRLFKTLTGKKLYVFPVTALEHDTVDNALKYAREILKWEEDKLNNSSINEISTESIENSSFS, encoded by the exons ATGGCGGGGATTAAGAAAAAGATCATGTCAGTTTCAAAATCAATGACTGGTACGGAATTTTTTGATTATAATACAGATTTTTCAATTGCTTTGGAATACACAGGCTCCCCTATTAGTAATAGTATGCTTCTCAAAGTTTTGCCTGTTGATGTTGATTGTATTCCAACTGCTAAGATTGCTCAAACACCTGCTATTGTGAATACTTTATCATTGCCTGTAGTTGAACCAATTGTTAGGAGGAATATTAAGGGTAATAATGAGGTTAGATTAGGTTTTAGGGCCGATAATTCGAAGAATATGGTGACCCCTTTGAAGGATAGGTTTAGAGATGATGTTACTAATAATGGGTTGATTGGAAATGGGGGTTTGAAAGATTGGGTTGAGAGTTCAGGTACACTAGGGTTTTCAGATAGTACAAGGGATCATTCACATGAGTTGTCTGTGAGTTCAGACATGTTAGAAACCCCAAATGATTGTGATGAAATTGAGATTGAGGGTTTCCAGGATTCAATGGGTTTGGATAAGTGGAATAACTCAATTGAGCCTGGTTCGAATACATCTCAGAATTTTGGTGGAATATTTTGTGAGGAAGAGGAAGCTTCTGATGGAGAACATCTAGAGTgtaggaggaagaagaagaaagctGCTGTTACTTTTGACCATGAGTCTGATATAAGGGTTGTTGAGGATGATACAATATATACTGATGAAGGTGATAGTATATGGGAAAGGCCTGTACCTGAAAAGCCTCCGAAGAAGGGTATGTGTTATCATTGTCATAGAGGGAGTCGTCTTACTGAGAAAGAAGCTTGTCTTGTTTGTGATGCTAAGTATTGTAGTCATTGCATTCGAAAAGCAATGGGATCGATGCCACAAGGTAGAAAATGCCTTACCTGTAACGGTTTTCCTGTTGATGACTCGAAAAGGAAGATGCTTGGAAAAAGCTCGCGGTTTTTGAGGGGATGGTTGGAGAAGGAGGAGGTGAGACAAATTATGGAGGCTGAGGTATCTTGTCCTGAAAATCAGCTACCTCCTAAGTGCATTTTGGTAAATGGCTGCCCACTAAACAGGGATCAACTGATGGTGTTGCTCACCTGTACTAATCCTCCAAGGAATCTGAAACCGGGATCTTATTGGTATGATAAAGTCTCTGGTTTCTGGGGAAAG GAAGGGTACGGGCCTCGTCAGATCATTACTCCAAAGCTTTCCATTGGGGGACAGATGATGCAAGCCGCTAGCAATGGAAACACGAAAGTGATGATTAATGGCCGGGAAATTACTAAAACAGAACGGTTGATTCTGAAG TCATGTGGTGTTAGGTGTGAGGGGAATCCAGACTTTTGGGTGTTGGATGATGGAGATGTTATAGAAGCAGGAATGGACAAGAAAAAGGGAAATATTTGGGGCAAG AAAAGAACGAAGTTTCTGTGCACTCTCTTATCATTGCCTACTCCTGAATCTCAAAATCATAGAGGGCGATCAAACCGTGCCTCTGAAGGAGTGTTTTCTAGTTATCTTGAACAAAAAGTGCTATGCAAAGTGCTTCTAGTTGGCAATGGTTATTCAGGGACAAGTACCATTTTTAAGCAG GCTAGGATTCTATATGATACACCTTTCTCGGAAGAAGAGCGTCAAAATATGAAGTCCATGATTCAGAGTAATCTTTATGGGTATCTTGGTAGACTACTCGAGGGACGTGAAATATTTGAGGAAGAAAGTTTGTTAGAAATGAGGAAGAGGCAGTCTGCTGATCCTGGTCCATCAG ATTCGACTGGTGAACTAAAAGGTGTAACTGAGTATACTATTGAGCAGAAATTGAAGGGTTTTTCTGATTGGCTCATCAATATCATGGTGTCGAGTAACCTGGACGTGATTTTCCCAGAAGGTACTCGAGAATATGCCCAATTTGTTGAAGAATTGTGGAGTCATGCAGCCATTCAAGCTACATACAGCAGAAGAAATGAACTAGAGCTACCTAGGGTTGCTAGTTATTTCTTAGATAAG GCAGTTGAAATTTCCCAAGTGGATTATGAGCCTTCTGATACCGACATCATGTATGCAGAGGGCATAAATTCGTCCAATGGTCTCACTTCTATGGAGTTCTCCTTTCCTCAACCACCAGATAATAGCTACTGTGACCCTGATAACCAACCAGCAGATCTTGTTACAcg ATACGAGCTAATTAGAGTGCACGCAAAAAGCCTCGGGGAGAACTGCAAGTGGTTAGAGATGTTCGAGGACGTTGGGATTGTTCTATTTTGTGTATCCCTAACAGATTACGACGAATACGAGGTCGACAGTAATGGAAAACTTACAAACAAGATGTTACAGAGCAAGAAACTCTTTGAGAGCATCAGTAATCACCCAAAATACAAGGATAAGAATTTCCTTTTGATCCTAAACAAGTATGATCTTTTGGAAGAAAAGATAGAGCAAGTACCCCTCACACACTGTGAGTGGTTTCAGGACTTCGATCCAGTTTTCAGCCGCCATCAAAGCACCAGACGCGATGGTAATAACATAGCCCCTCTGGCTCAACGCGCATACCACTACATTGGGGTGAAATTCAAGAGGCTATTCAAAACATTAACTGGTAAAAAGTTGTATGTTTTTCCAGTTACTGCTCTGGAACATGATACTGTTGATAATGCTCTTAAGTATGCGAGGGAGATTCTTAAATGGGAGGAAGATAAGCTGAACAACAGCAGCATAAATGAAATTTCTACAGAGAGTATTGAGAACAGCTCTTTTTCATGA